The DNA sequence CCTGATCCGCCCCGACGGCACCGCCGAACAACTCGTCGACCACGACGCACTGTTCGGCTTCGACATCGCCGTCGGAGAGGTGCGCACCGACCACGAACTCCTCGTCGAGCCCGGCTCCGCCCTGCTGCTGCACACCGACGGCCTGGTGGACGCTCCCGGGCTGGACGTGGACGCCGCCACCGAGGCGCTGCTCGCCACCGTCGCACAGGTCGCGACGGCTACACCCGACGACATCGTCGACGCAGCCATGGGGAGGTTGCCCGAGCCCGCCCACGACGACGCCGTCGCACTCGCGATCCGCTTCCATGCCGCGTCCGAGGCATCACCGGACGCCGTTCCGCCTCCATGGGCACGAGCCAGGCCCTCGCATCGGGGGGTCGGGTAGCGGAGCGACGGCGCCGCGACCGGGCCGCACTACCGTCGACAGGCACCCCGGCCGGGGCCACCCACACCGCTCACGCGTCCTGGTCTGCGACGCTCAGCACGATCTTTCCCTGCATGTGTCCCTGCGCGGCGCGGGCGTGGGCCCGTGCGGCGTCGGCGAGTGTGTAGACGCTGTCGATCGCGGGCCGCACTGCTCCGGTCTCGAGGAGGTGGGCGAGCTGGGCCATCTGGGCGCCGTCGGCTCGGACCTGGATCGCGGTCGTGACGACCCCCCGCGCGGCGACCTCGTCGGGGTCGTACTGGGCGAGGTAGACCGGGAACAGCGAACCGCCGCGGCGCAACGTGGGGAGGAACCGTCCGCTGTCGGGTCCGCCGACGACGTCGAGCACGAGGTCGAGGTCGGCGACGACCGCCTCCGGGCGCTGCTCGGTGTAGTCGATGACCTCGTCGGCGCCGAGGCCGAGCAGGAACTCGCGATGCCGCCCCGAGGCGACGGCGATGACGTGGGCGCCCCGCCACTTGGCGAGCTGGACCGCGAGGTGTCCGACGCCGCCGGCGGCGCCGTTGACCAGGACCCTGGTGCCGGGTCCGAGCGGGACGGGGCGGTGGCGGGCCTCCTGGAAGGGGGAAGGATGGTCGTGACCGACCTCGATGAGGAACTGCCAGGCGGTGAGCCCTGCCATGGGCACGGCGGCGGCGTGCACGTGATCGATGCCCGTCGGCTTGCGGGCGAGGTCGGTCGCGGGCGCACTGACGTAGTCGGCGTAGGTCTCGGCGTTCATCGGCTGCGGGAAGCGCAGCATCCCGAAGACCTCGTCGCCGACCGCGAAGTCCACGACGCCCTCGCCGAGGGCTGCGACCACGCCCGAGACGTCGGTTCCCAGGATGAGTGGCAGCGTCATCGGGGGACGGAGCTCCGCCGGGACCTCGGGCATCCCCTCGCGCAGATACCAGTCCGGCGGGTTCAGGCACGCCGCGTGTACCCGCACGAGCACCTCCCCGGGCCCCGGCTCGGGCACGGGCACCTGCTCCTCGATGAGGACCTCCGGTCCGCCGAACTCGTGCAGCCGGACCGCTCGCATGCTCTCGGGCATGATCTGCTCCTTCGACTCGGTCGTCCGCTAGGATCAAGCGGAGCGATGCTCCACTATAAGAGGGGCAGCGCTCCGATTGTCGAGGTGGGGGTCGTGCGGGCGGACGCGAGGAAGAACTACGAGCAGCTGCTCGCCGTGGCGGGGGTCGTCGTGGCCGAACAGGGTGCCGACGCATCGCTGCGCGAAGTGGCCCGGCGAGCCGGGGTCGGGCTCGGCACGCTGTACCGGCACTTCCCGACCCGGGAAGCCCTGCTCGAGGCGTTGCTGCACACGAACTTCGACGACCTCACCGGTCGTGCCGTCGACCTCGAGTCGTCGGACTCCCCGGGCTCGGCCCTGCTGACCTGGGTGCAGGACTGCACCCGTTTCACGACGACCTACCACGGCGTCACCCAGGTGATGATGTCGGCGATCGAGGACCCCGAGTCCCCCCTGCACACCTCCTGCGTGGCGTTGCGCACTGCCGGCGGGCGGCTGCTCACCCGGGCCCAGGACGCCGGGGTCGCTCGAACGGCGATGGACGGCACCGATCTGTTCGCGCTCATCGCCGGCCTCGCCTGGCTCTGCGACCAGCCGGCACTCGCGCCACGCGCCGAGCACCTCTTCGACGCCATCGCCCGCCCCGCCCTGATGCGATGACCCGGACCGCCGCCCCGCCCGCTGTGCGATCGCAGGGGGCGGGACCCGCGCCGTCGCCCGTCCCGTCGGGACCCGCCCGGCGGTGCGGTCCGCGGTGAGCCGCCCGATGCGGCCCACGTCGCTGGGCACCTACCTGCGCGCACGGCGCGCGCTCGTCGCACCCGAGCAGGTCGGGCTCCCCGACACCGGCCGCAGGCGGACCCCCGGGCTGCGGCGCGAGGAGGTGGCCGCGCTGGCCGGTGTCAGCGTCGACTACTACGTGCGGCTCGAGAAGGGGCACGACACCAACCCGTCCCCGCAGGTGCTGTCGGCCCTGGCCAGGGCCCTGCAGCTCGATCCGGTCGCGACGGCGTACCTGCTCGGCCTGGTCGATGGGCATGCGTCCGGCCCGGTGGGCCGCTGGCGCGACGAGGCGGTACCGGAGAGCACCCGGATGCTGCTCGAGGTGATCGGGCTCCCGGCGTTCGTCGAGAACCGGGCGTTCGACGTGCTCGCCGCCAACGCCGCCGCCACGGCGCTGTCCCCCGCGATCGTCGTGGGCGCGAACCGGCTGCGGTCGATGTTCCTCGACGACGCCGAACGCGCGCTGCACACCGACTGGGAACGCGAGGCCGTCGTCATGGTGGCGGAGTTCCGCGCCTCCGTGGGTGCCGCACTCGCCGACCCGCACGTCGCCGGCCTCGTCACGGAGCTCTCGGAGGCCGGCACGGGGCCGGGTGCGGAGTTCGTGCGGGTCTGGCAACGGCACGACGTCGAGCCGGTCGCCGGCGGCCCCGCCCGGTGGAACCATCCGGTGGCGGGTCCGCTGCAGCTGCGCCGCAACAACTACACCATCGGGGCAACCGACGGTCAGCTCCTCGTCGTCTACCATCCCGCCAGCGGGAGCGCCGATGCTCGACGTCTCGCGAACCTGGTCTGAGCTCGGCACAGGGGCTCTGTCAGGGCCCGGATCACCGCGGCCTGGCTCGGTCCGGGGCGCTGTCCCATCCTCGACCACGTCAACGATCACAACGGAACGGATGGTTCTCGTGAGCACCCTCGCGCTCGTCACCGGCGCCACGTCCGGCATCGGCAGGGCTTTCGCCGAGCGGCTGGCGGCCGACGGTCACGACCTGATCCTGGTCGGGCGCAACACCGAGCGCCTCGACGCCTTCGCCGCGCAGCACCCCGATACCGCAGTGGAGAAGGTCGCCGCCGACCTGTCCACCGACGCCGGCGCGACGCAGGTCGCCGAGCTCGCCGCGTCCCGCCCGCTCGACCTCCTCCTCAACAACGCCGGCGTGGCGCACTACATGCCGCTGACCGAGCTGCCCGCGGACAAGGCCCGCGAGCTCCTCGGCGTCAAGGTCATCGCCCCGACGATGATCTCTCGGGCCGCCGTCGCGCCGATGGTCGCGCGGGGTTCCGGTGCCATCGTCAACGTCGCCG is a window from the Pseudonocardia sp. HH130629-09 genome containing:
- a CDS encoding NADP-dependent oxidoreductase, translated to MPESMRAVRLHEFGGPEVLIEEQVPVPEPGPGEVLVRVHAACLNPPDWYLREGMPEVPAELRPPMTLPLILGTDVSGVVAALGEGVVDFAVGDEVFGMLRFPQPMNAETYADYVSAPATDLARKPTGIDHVHAAAVPMAGLTAWQFLIEVGHDHPSPFQEARHRPVPLGPGTRVLVNGAAGGVGHLAVQLAKWRGAHVIAVASGRHREFLLGLGADEVIDYTEQRPEAVVADLDLVLDVVGGPDSGRFLPTLRRGGSLFPVYLAQYDPDEVAARGVVTTAIQVRADGAQMAQLAHLLETGAVRPAIDSVYTLADAARAHARAAQGHMQGKIVLSVADQDA
- a CDS encoding TetR/AcrR family transcriptional regulator, with the translated sequence MRADARKNYEQLLAVAGVVVAEQGADASLREVARRAGVGLGTLYRHFPTREALLEALLHTNFDDLTGRAVDLESSDSPGSALLTWVQDCTRFTTTYHGVTQVMMSAIEDPESPLHTSCVALRTAGGRLLTRAQDAGVARTAMDGTDLFALIAGLAWLCDQPALAPRAEHLFDAIARPALMR
- a CDS encoding helix-turn-helix domain-containing protein encodes the protein MSRPMRPTSLGTYLRARRALVAPEQVGLPDTGRRRTPGLRREEVAALAGVSVDYYVRLEKGHDTNPSPQVLSALARALQLDPVATAYLLGLVDGHASGPVGRWRDEAVPESTRMLLEVIGLPAFVENRAFDVLAANAAATALSPAIVVGANRLRSMFLDDAERALHTDWEREAVVMVAEFRASVGAALADPHVAGLVTELSEAGTGPGAEFVRVWQRHDVEPVAGGPARWNHPVAGPLQLRRNNYTIGATDGQLLVVYHPASGSADARRLANLV
- a CDS encoding SDR family NAD(P)-dependent oxidoreductase, with the protein product MVLVSTLALVTGATSGIGRAFAERLAADGHDLILVGRNTERLDAFAAQHPDTAVEKVAADLSTDAGATQVAELAASRPLDLLLNNAGVAHYMPLTELPADKARELLGVKVIAPTMISRAAVAPMVARGSGAIVNVAGMIGFSGPAPASVKPPRSVYGGALAHLVAFSQLLATEVEGTGVRVQVLCPGVVATEFHTRQGLDMSVVPRMSAEEVVTAALRGLELGEVVCAPGVEDDDLLAAVSRADLAAFAGQSPELASRYR